The genomic DNA TGCGGGCCATGGCCATGTCCAACGCCCTCGCGCTCCTCCCCGACGGCACGGGAGTGCAACAGGGGGGAAACGTGGAGGTCATGTTCCTCTCGTAGCCTGGCCTGCAGTCATGGTCGTGCCGACACCACTCGTGGACCCCTTCGCCCGCACGGTGCGCGACCTGCGCATCTCCGTCACGGACCGCTGCAACCTTCGCTGCACCTACTGCATGCCGGAGGACGGTCTGACGTGGCTTCCTCGGGCCGACCTGCTGACCTTCGAGGAGATCGAGCGGGTGGCTCGCGTGTGCGTCGAACGCTTCGGCTTCGACGGCATCCGCATCACGGGTGGTGAGCCCACCGCGCGGGCCCAGCTGCCGGTTCTGGTGGAGAAGCTGACCCGGCTCGGCGTCGACGTCTCACTGACGACGAACGGACTCTCGCTCCGGCTTCTGGCCGACGACCTGCGCGCCGCCGGTCTGCGCCGGCTCAACGTCTCGTGCGACACCCTCCGGCGCCGGCGCTTCGCCGAGATGACGCGGCGCGACGACCTCCCCAGGGTGCTCGACGGCATCGATGCGGCCGTCGCCTCCGGCTTCGACCCCGTCAAGGTCAACTGCGTGCTCATGAGGGGCGTGAACGACGACGAGATCCTCGACCTCGCGTCGTTCGGGCGGCGGCGGGGAATCGTCATGCGCTTCATCGAGTTCATGCCGCTCGACGCCGACGGCGCCTGGACCACCACCTCCGTCGTCACCCTCGACGAGATCGTCGCCACCATCTCTGCCGTGCATCCTCTCGAGCCCGTGGCCGAGGCGGGAGCGGCGCCGGCTCGGCGCTTCCGGTACCGCGACGGCGCCGGCGAGGTCGGCGTGGTTGCGAGCGTCTCCCGGAGCTTCTGTTCGACGTGTGACCGCGTCAGGTTGACGGCCGACGGCCAGTTCCGGAGCTGCCTCTTCGCGGTCCGGGAGACCGACCTGCGGGCCGTGCTCCGCGCCGGTGGCTCGGACGACGACGTGGCCGCCGCCATCGAGGCCGAAGTCGGGACCAAATGGGCCGGTCACGCCATTGGCCAGGTGCACTTCACCCGTCCGGCCCGCTCCATGAGCCAGATCGGCGGATAGGCGCGGCGACCAGCCCCTACACTCCCTCCATGTCCGAGCGCGGGCTCACCCACATCGATCCCCTCGGCCGGGCCCGCATGGTCGACGTCACGCCCAAGGAGCCCACGCACCGGCGGGCGGTGGCGCGCTGCAAGGTCTTCATGAAGCCCGAGACCACGTCGATGGTCGCCACCAACGCGGTCACCAAGGGCGACGTGCTCGGCGTGGCGCGCGTGGCCGGGATCCAGGCGGCCAAGCGCACGCCCGACCTCATCCCGCTCTGCCACCAGCTCACGATCGGCTCCGTCTACGTCAACTTCACGATCGGGGACGACCACGTGGAGGTCGAGGCGCAGGTCGAGACGGTCGACCGCACGGGCGTGGAGATGGAGGCCCTTCTCGCCGCCTCGGTCGCCGCGCTCACGATCTACGACATGTGCAAGTCGTCCGATCGCACCATGGCTATCGGTGAGCTGGCCCTGTGGGAGAAGACGGGTGGGAAGGCCGGCACCTGGCGTCGGCAGGCGTCCGACGACCCCTCCAACCTCTGACCGCAGAACGCCGCCTTCGGGAACGCCCGTTCGTCCGCTGGACGCGCGCCGCACAGAGGTGCAAGGATCACCCCACGTCTAGACCATGACCATCCACCGCCGCCGGGGCGTGGAAGGCTACGGTCTCCGAGTTCACGAAAGCGGGTCGAGGAGCTCTTGACGATCGTGGTCCTGCTTGTTCTTGCCGTGATCTGGGGTGCGGTTCTGATCCCGCCGATGCTGCGGGCTCGCTCCGAATCCCGGCCTGCCGACTCCATCGGCAACTTCCGCCACCAGCTGAGCGTTTTGCGCCGAACGGGCCCCACGTTGGTCGGCCCGGCCAACTCGCGCATCCCGGGGTACGCCGCGCCTGCGCCGTCGCCCACCTACCAGATGGCCCGGTCGTACACCCAGGGCGGTGCTCGGCGGGCCCGGACGCTCAAGCGCCGCCGTGACGTGCTGTTCACCCTCGTCGGCGCCATGGGCACCACGCTGGTGCTCGGGTTGCTGCCTCCGTTCCATGCGCTGCTGGGGCTCCACGTCCTGTGCGACCTGCTCTTCGCCGGCTACGTCGTCCTGCTCGTCCAGGCCCGCAACGCGTCGGCCGAGCGGGAGATGAAGCTGCGGTTCCTACCGGCGACGGCGCAGCCGGACAACGTCCTGCTGCTGCGTCGGTCGGCCAACTAGCCGAAGGCCGCAGCCCGGTTGGCCGGGGATGCGGACGACCGCCGGAGCGACGAGCTCGTCCACCTGTGCGAACCGCTCAGGGCCGAGCTCGACGCCGCCCACGACGCCCGTGAGCGCGGCCTGGCCGCCTGCCGGCGCACCATCCAGTCCTGCGGGAACGCCATCCGAGCCGTCCACCGCCGTGACGCCCCGCTCGCCGCCAAACTGACGGCGGAGGCCGGCGACGCGCTGCGCGAGGCCCAGGTCGCCCTTGGCCCCCACCCCCGCATCGCCCACGCCGGCTTCCTGCACGACGCCGAGAAGGAGTACGCCGAGGCGATCCTGACCGCGGCCCTCGTGGCCGGAACGCCGCTGCCGCCCGCCGCCGAGGCGGGTGTCGGCGTCCCGGCGTGGCTGTGCGGCTTGGCCGAGGCGGCGTCGGAGCTGCGGCGCCACCTGCTCGATCGCATCCGGGCCGGCGATCTGCAGCGGGGCGAGCAGCTCCTCGGCGCCATGGAGGACGTCTACGACCTCCTGATCACCGTCGACTACCCGGACGCCATCACCGGGGGGCTGCGGCGTTCCACCGACGCCCTGCGGGCCGTGCTGGAGCGCAGCCGCAGCGACGTGACCACGACGGTGATCCAGTCACGTCTGCGGGCCGCGCTCGAGCAACGCCTGCCGCTCCCGCCCGACCCGACCCCGTGAACCCGCACTCGCCACACACCTCCGAGGCCGGGCGGGGCGCGGGATAGCCTGACCGGCACGGGGGTGTAGCTCAGTCCGGTAGAGCGCTACGTTCGCAACGTAGAAGTCGTGGGTTCAAGTCCCATCACCTCCACTGTAAAACCGCAGCTCACAGCGTTGCTCGGCGAGAATCACTCTCAAAGCCCG from Acidimicrobiales bacterium includes the following:
- the moaA gene encoding GTP 3',8-cyclase MoaA; the protein is MVVPTPLVDPFARTVRDLRISVTDRCNLRCTYCMPEDGLTWLPRADLLTFEEIERVARVCVERFGFDGIRITGGEPTARAQLPVLVEKLTRLGVDVSLTTNGLSLRLLADDLRAAGLRRLNVSCDTLRRRRFAEMTRRDDLPRVLDGIDAAVASGFDPVKVNCVLMRGVNDDEILDLASFGRRRGIVMRFIEFMPLDADGAWTTTSVVTLDEIVATISAVHPLEPVAEAGAAPARRFRYRDGAGEVGVVASVSRSFCSTCDRVRLTADGQFRSCLFAVRETDLRAVLRAGGSDDDVAAAIEAEVGTKWAGHAIGQVHFTRPARSMSQIGG
- the moaC gene encoding cyclic pyranopterin monophosphate synthase MoaC, with the translated sequence MSERGLTHIDPLGRARMVDVTPKEPTHRRAVARCKVFMKPETTSMVATNAVTKGDVLGVARVAGIQAAKRTPDLIPLCHQLTIGSVYVNFTIGDDHVEVEAQVETVDRTGVEMEALLAASVAALTIYDMCKSSDRTMAIGELALWEKTGGKAGTWRRQASDDPSNL